Proteins found in one Xenopus laevis strain J_2021 chromosome 1L, Xenopus_laevis_v10.1, whole genome shotgun sequence genomic segment:
- the LOC108719346 gene encoding trace amine-associated receptor 1, producing MLNTSKWLQNASRSTNSPDESCSSVVSSSTFKLILYSLTGGLIVTTFLGNILVITSIAYFKHLHSPTNSFVLSLAVADFLVGGLVMPFSMIRTIEGCWYFGSVLCRLHSSLDVMLCSASILHLSCIAFDRYYAVCNPLLYSYKMSTRRVSVLICTCWVIPMLISFAPIMLGLHLLGMEHLLQEGTCLFVVNHIYSVSASLITFYCPMTIMFVAYCKIYRAARKQALQIHDMKRNVTTQYGGDCSMKKRKYSLKRERKAAKTLGVIMGLFLFFWSPFFTANIVDPLIGYKMGMVGWEVFLWLGYVNSALNPFLYGLLHKSYRRAFFMIIGCKTCYSATSLNIDLSSTKQEKVKRKTTDLH from the coding sequence ATGTTGAATACTTCCAAATGGTTGCAGAATGCCTCCAGATCTACAAATTCTCCAGATGAATCCTGTTCCTCTGTCGTCTCCAGTTCGACCTTCAAGCTGATCCTCTACTCCCTGACCGGTGGACTGATTGTAACAACGTTCCTTGGAAATATTCTTGTGATCACCTCCATTGCGTATTTCAAACACTTACACTCTCCAACCAACTCCTTTGTGTTGTCGCTGGCAGTTGCAGATTTTCTCGTTGGTGGTCTGGTGATGCCCTTTAGCATGATACGAACAATTGAAGGGTGCTGGTATTTTGGTTCGGTGCTTTGTAGACTTCATTCCAGCCTTGATGTCATGCTTTGTTCTGCATCAATTCTACACCTGAGCTGTATAGCCTTTGATCGCTATTATGCCGTGTGCAACCCTCTACTATACAGTTACAAAATGTCTACAAGAAGGGTATCTGTTCTCATTTGTACATGTTGGGTTATACCAATGCTCATTTCATTTGCTCCCATAATGCTTGGTCTACACCTTCTGGGCATGGAGCACTTACTGCAGGAAGGTACATGTCTCTTTGTAGTGAACCACATCTACTCTGTCAGTGCCTCTCTGATTACTTTCTATTGCCCTATGACAATCATGTTTGTTGCCTACTGCAAAATCTACCGAGCAGCAAGAAAACAGGCGCTTCAAATACACGATATGAAACGAAATGTGACCACTCAATATGGCGGAGATTGTtccatgaaaaaaagaaagtattcCCTCAAAAGGGAGAGGAAGGCTGCCAAGACCTTGGGGGTTATAATgggtttatttctgtttttttggagCCCGTTTTTTACAGCAAATATCGTAGACCCTCTGATTGGATACAAAATGGGGATGGTGGGGTGGGAAGTCTTTCTCTGGTTGGGTTACGTGAATTCTGCTCTCAACCCTTTCTTGTATGGATTGCTCCATAAATCATATCGTCGGGCTTTCTTTATGATCATAGGATGTAAAACTTGCTATTCTGCAACATCTCTAAACATTGACCTGTCCAGCACAAAACAAGAGAAAGTCAAGCGCAAAACAACTGATCTGCACTAG